The following are from one region of the Dreissena polymorpha isolate Duluth1 chromosome 2, UMN_Dpol_1.0, whole genome shotgun sequence genome:
- the LOC127867163 gene encoding uncharacterized protein LOC127867163, translating to MCSSNNPKMGTIRFYENNETVIEIWNSGSVCHMRPNKLPNKRLCGCKDLSTVACNISLEFYTNGCRMWRCESIEHGKILISNDVNVCNIVTTTAETRSTSEKNCSMVSTTDETVNWFVDGYALHSSSDVYKIRTYNTKNISFLLESFYREANGSIVTCKVDEPAVEEWTIKILYPTVLCTEASTLGEQMTAGAICKFTHGNPNVTAISIPDPSCQNITTVYKSEVDISLCDAVNRVDLGARRYVGNSSGLFKLELLYPASILDYHIDEIHTNAWNVTSEGKRYIRFNCHGDGNPPPVMTLITENEVLVTTNTYFQHKITFKNTEDVGMYTCVASNVFGSANKAIYVHPLKIDSQKEDFPSMTNMIVYVVSGLVTLALVILGVQRLCRIFRCSRTSPPEIVCPQVEFVNIANPEQTTEQMEPDIHTTDIQARRNNSVHLYESIPPSPIADISFGDIGDDTEFIAVGEPPIADGGRYESLDQSTREFMTYNMNPQDPNTREGMTYNINPQDPNTHEGMINNSNPQDPNTHEGMTYNINLQDPNTHEGMTYNINLQDPNTHEGMTYNINLQDPNTHEGMTYNINLQDPNSPEVMTNTINLQDPNTYGVMTYNMNVHDPNNRGETTSYINLQI from the exons ATGTGTTCTTCGAATAATCCTAAAATGGGAACAATTCGATTTTATGAAAACAACGAAACAGTTATAGAAATATGGAACAGCGGAAGTGTCTGCCACATGCGACCTAATAAACTGCCGAACAAACGTCTTTGCGGTTGTAAGGATCTATCAACAGTTGCATGCAATATTTCTCTTGAATTCTACACTAATGGATGCAGAATGTGGAGATGCGAATCTATAGAACATGGCAAAATACTAATCAGCAATGATGTGAACGTCTGTAACATTG TAACCACCACTGCTGAGACAAGATCAACATCTGAGAAAAACTGTTCGATGGTGTCTACGACCGATGAAACTGTAAATTGGTTTGTTGATGGTTATGCTCTTCATAGTTCCAGTGACGTTTATAAAATTAGAACATACAATACGAAGAACATCAGTTTCCTATTGGAATCATTTTACCGAGAGGCGAATGGTTCAATCGTTACCTGTAAAGTTGATGAACCCGCGGTGGAAGAGTGGACCATCAAGATATTAT atCCAACTGTATTATGCACTGAGGCATCAACACTGGGTGAACAAATGACTGCTGGCGCAATATGTAAATTTACTCATGGTAATCCAAACGTCACGGCCATATCAATACCAGATCCATCTTGTCAGAATATAACAACGGTTTACAAATCGGAAGTAGACATTTCTCTGTGTGATGCAGTCAACAGAGTGGACTTAGGGGCCCGCCGATATGTAGGAAATAGCAGTGGTCTTTTCAAATTAGAGTTACTGT ATCCTGCATCCATACTTGACTACCATATAGATGAGATACATACGAACGCGTGGAACGTGACGTCAGAAGGAAAACGTTACATACGGTTTAATTGCCATGGCGACGGCAATCCACCTCCAGTAATGACGTTAATAACAGAAAACGAAGTTCTAGTTACCACAAACAcatattttcaacataaaattaCGTTTAAAAATACCGAAGATGTGGGCATGTATACGTGTGTTGCTTCAAATGTATTTGGCAGTGCTAATAAGGCGATTTATGTCCACCCTCTGAAAATAG atTCACAAAAAGAAGACTTCCCTTCTATGACCAATATGATCGTGTACGTTGTCAGCGGTTTAGTCACTCTAGCACTCGTGATTCTTGGTGTACAACGCCTCTGTCGCATTTTCAGATGCTCGAGAACATCACCACCTG aaatagttTGCCCTCAGGTGGAGTTTGTTAACATAGCAAACCCCGAACAAACGACCGAGCAAATGGAGCCAGATATTCATACAACAGACATACAAGCCAGAAGAAATAACAGCGTGCACCTTTACGAAAGCATTCCACCATCACCTATCGCTGACATATCATTTGGCGATATTGGTGATGACACTG AGTTTATTGCAGTCGGAGAGCCACCTAT TGCGGACGGAGGTCGCTATGAAAGTCTTGATCAAAGCACTCGTGAATTTATGACATACAACATGAATCCGCAAGATCCAAACACTCGTGAAGGTATGACTTACAACATCAATCCGCAAGATCCAAACACTCACGAAGGTATGATCAATAATAGCAATCCGCAAGATCCAAACACTCACGAAGGTATGACATATAACATCAATCTGCAAGATCCAAACACTCACGAAGGTATGACATATAACATCAATCTGCAAGATCCAAACACTCACGAAGGTATGACATATAACATCAATCTGCAAGATCCAAACACTCACGAAG GTATGACATATAACATCAATCTGCAAGATCCAAACAGTCCTGAAGTTATGACAAATACCATCAATCTGCAAGATCCAAACACTTATGGCGTTATGACATATAACATGAACGTACATGATCCAAATAATCGAGGAGAAACGACATCTTACATTAATTTGCAGATTTGA
- the LOC127867178 gene encoding phosphatidylethanolamine N-methyltransferase-like isoform X2, translated as MDINWSDVNLWVSLATITFNPLFWNVVARWEYRSKALSNLFRNRRLACVLLGITIFLLGLFRDLRFKAALDSQPRWYALHENWILWPGYGCMAVGTVFVLTSYYRLGFFGTFLGDYFGILMDEKVTSFPFSVLENPMYWGSLLNFVGGALVKASQAGLVLSIWVAVCYKVAIQFEGPFTAKIYEDRDQKMRFNKMA; from the exons ATGGACATTAACTGGTCGGACGTCAACTTGTGGGTTTCCTTGGCAACTATAACGTTCAACCCTCTGTTTTGGAATGTG GTTGCGCGCTGGGAATACAGAAGTAAAGCCTTGTCTAATTTATTTCGTAATCGACGTCTGGCATGTGTACTTCTAGGCATTACGATATTCTTGCTAGGATTATTCCGAGACCTAAG ATTCAAGGCAGCTCTAGATTCACAGCCCAGATGGTATGCTCTACATGAGAACTGGATACTGTGGCCTGGGTACGGCTGTATGGCAGTAGGGACTGTGTTTGTACTGACCAGCTACTACAGGCTGGGCTTCTTTGGAACATTCCTTG GAGATTATTTCGGCATTCTGATGGATGAGAAAGTAACCAGTTTTCCCTTCAGTGTTTTAGAGAACCCCATGTATTGGGGATCATTGCTGAATTTTGTGGGAGGAGCGTTAGT aaaagcTAGCCAAGCTGGCCTGGTACTCAGTATATGGGTGGCCGTTTGTTATAAAGTTGCCATACAGTTTGAAGG GCCCTTTACAGCCAAGATTTATGAAGATCGAGATCAGAAGATGAGATTTAACAAAATGGCGTAA
- the LOC127867162 gene encoding uncharacterized protein LOC127867162 isoform X2 has protein sequence MTSRPESGQKNLSPAIPIDKQRETSRNAMTPVKAVKQIIQNKDGGELNKIPSSSCVKSGKGMGLAIGKIAAAMKFAGRIKRIKDESHPEQEVDGKKSLTVHQTIPKIAIWDDELASLELKRERASVIRKEINFIDSNVIPPTPEIIDVFVKKTRVPEHAKQMQIFHVLKPCVEQAEWKEFKGPRYNKQGEIIRHSILGDWEMFLQHASVNQKGLQVLKRECEEKVSISVKPLEHSIGNNRVTKPVLKEELALQNWTNQMKTRRRNQRFLARKLNCHIDQLLMHKSDQYLQKKAFVDQLECILHHNEPDVCFWKQEEQIGSKQIAATLTRSERGFPPLSPVMSGDADSFMSEKGKSFKLEPVKLADSEYCRQVLAVVGQQGGRIMIANQELFKQLEILGHSIILNTNQTNEADGKGEHSGFSKGGNLREVEYLLPDKCDANETPHDLYMKLKNSWMEGQPKESMKGPALCIGGTILTYRGNHSNKSDTSPKDKIIFERSVFFSDNVTHFKSFEHSNKQRYKIARPIIIQKDVTGFHSNQNASATGLFSNKSASGSGLTGYQNASKSGFQNNQNAIDSEFPSNRSSRLSGNTMGVELVMNECVDGKQNQCSQGQDDAVAKETIIMMTGKVGKVLRAHAVIENVGSTAVKFNWLKAHQPVNFGVTRKQRRPFYFNDNDGVILPRDKIYVPMLFKTVEPGIFTETWLLKTIPELELGAKIKFMFKVVVSDDKPYQQDILDVELNHHGTSVSTLQMMYKTAMESLKPRETTYASSHKREATHNVPLVLSVAKLRKLLLKMPTNASSKEPVVPEVMNKGANSVGTSIPGSNLLKELVLTQEDINFQRKEDLLLVLYQEIGILSFRPLKPLASDTQMRILLVSLLLQSAVDTMVTQATILAGTLELNPKERVKNKVETDKKKQSKDKAKTNKDRKGGKETSPPATSAAPREETYFFSAAYKMRTSSDETKDEALLAKYDEKVYCATYWILQQTIGDVFDLLEAL, from the exons ATGACGTCCCGACCAGAGTCCGGGCAGAAGAATTTATCCCCAGCGATTCCGATTGATAAGCAAAGAGAGACCAGCA GGAATGCCATGACTCCAGTCAAAGCTGTGAAGCAAATCATACAAAACAAAGATGGTGGAGAGTTGAATAAGATCCCAAGCTCAAGTTGTGTGAAATCAGGGAAAGGAATGGGATTGGCTATTGGTAAAATTGCTGCAG CCATGAAGTTTGCTGGACGCATTAAGCGTATCAAGGATGAGTCTCATCCAGAACAAGAAGTGGACGGGAAGAAAAGTTTAACTGTACATCAGACAATTCCGAAAATAGCGATCTGGGACGATGAGTTGGCATCCTTGGAATTGAAGAGGGAAAGAGCCTCTGTG attcgcaaagaaATCAACTTCATTGATTCCAATGTGATTCCCCCTACCCCAGAGATTATTGATGTTTTTGTGAAAAAGACTCGAGTACCAGAACATGCAAA GCAGATGCAAATTTTCCATGTCCTGAAGCCCTGTGTAGAGCAAGCAGAGTGGAAAG AATTCAAGGGTCCCCGGTACAACAAACAAGGGGAGATAATCCGGCACAGCATCCTGGGCGACTGGGAGATGTTCCTACAACATGCCAGCGTCAATCAAAAAGGCTTACAA gttCTAAAGAGAGAATGTGAAGAAAAAGTGTCAATTTCCGTGAAACCTCTGGAACATTCCATAGGAAACAACCGTGTAACCAAGCCAGTACTAAAG GAGGAGCTTGCTTTACAGAACTGGACCAATCAAATGAAGACTCGTAGGCGCAACCAGCGCTTTCTTGCCA GGAAATTGAATTGCCACATAGACCAGCTCCTTATGCATAAGAGTGACCAATACCTGCAGAAGAAGGCATTTGTAGACCAGCTTGAATGCATCTTACACCACAATGAGCCAGACGTTTGCTTCTGGAAACAAGAGGAACAAATTGGCTCTAAGCAGATTGC TGCCACTCTAACAAGATCAGAGAGAGGTTTCCCTCCATTGTCACCGGTCATGAGTGGCGATGCAGACTCATTCATGTCAGAGAAAG GAAAGTCATTTAAATTGGAACCAGTCAAACTGGCTGATTCGGAGTACTGCAGACAAGTTCTGGCTGTTGTAGGGCAGCAAGGTGGGAGAATAATGATTGCAAACCAAGAA CTTTTCAAGCAGCTAGAGATACTTGGGCATTCCATTATACTGAATACAAACCAGACAAATGAGGCTGATGGCAAGGGGGAGCATTCAGGCTTTTCAAAGGGAGGCAATTTGAGAGAAGTGGAGTATCTCTTGCCAGACAAATGTGATGCAAATGAAACACCACATGACCTCTACATGAAATTGAAAAACTCCTGGATGGAGGGCCAGCCCAAAGAAag TATGAAAGGACCAGCCCTTTGTATTGGTGGAACCATCTTGACCTATAGAGGTAACCATAGCAACAAAAGTGACACTTCTCCCAAAGACAAAATCATATTTGAGAGGAGTGTATTCTTCAGCGACAATGTCACACATTTCAAGTCATTTGAGCACAGCAACAAACAGAGGTATAAAATAGCCAGGCCCATTATAATTCAAAAAGATGTGACaggtttccatagcaaccaaaatgCAAGTGCAACAGGGTTGTTTAGCAACAAGAGTGCGAGTGGCTCTGGACTTACTGGCTACCAAAATGCAAGTAAATCAGGTTTCCAGAACAACCAAAATGCAATTGACTCTGAATTCCCCAGCAACCGTAGTTCACGTTTATCAGGTAACACAATGGGTGTTGAACTAGTAATGAACGAATGTGTTGATGGAAAGCAGAACCAATGTTCTCAAGGTCAAGATGATGCAGTTGCTAAGGAAACCATTATCATGATGACAGGAAAAGTTGGGAAGGTCCTCAGGGCTCATGCTGTGATTGAAAACGTAGGATCAACAGCTGTCAAATTCAACTGGCTG AAAGCTCACCAGCCTGTCAACTTTGGTGTCACCCGGAAACAGAGAAGGCCTTTCTATTTTAATGACAATGATG GTGTCATTCTTCCAAGGGACAAAATCTACGTGCCCATGCTTTTCAAAACCGTGGAACCTGGGATTTTCACAGAGACGTGGCTACTTAAAACGATCCCTGAATTAGAACTTggagcaaaaatcaagtttatgttCAAAGTTGTCGTGTCAGACGATAAGCCCTACCAGCAAGATATTTTGGATGTTGAG ctaAACCATCATGGGACAAGCGTGTCTACCCTGCAGATGATGTATAAGACTGCAATGGAAAGTTTGAAGCCAAGGGAGACTACCTATGCAAGCAGTCATAAAAGGGAAGCCACCCACAATGTTCCCCTGGTATTGTCAGTGGCCAAACTTCGGAAG CTGCTGTTAAAAATGCCAACCAATGCTAGCAGCAAGGAACCAGTTGTTCCAGAGGTGATGAACAAGGGTGCCAATTCTGTCGGGACATCCATACCAGGAAGTAACCTTCTGAAAGAATTAGTTCTGACACAAGAGGATATAAATTTTCAACGAAAAGAGGACCTTCTTCTTGTTCTGTATCAAGAGATAGGCATCCTGAGTTTCAGACCTTTAAAGCCTCTTGCTTCAGACACACAGATGCGTATTCTTTTAGT GTCTTTACTTCTCCAGTCTGCAGTAGACACCATGGTTACACAGGCAACCATTCTAGCAGGCACACTGGAATTGAACCCAAAGGAGAGAGTTAAGAACAAAGTGGAAACTGACAAAAAGAAACAATCTAAGGATAAAGCCAAG
- the LOC127867162 gene encoding MYCBP-associated protein-like isoform X1: MTSRPESGQKNLSPAIPIDKQRETSRNAMTPVKAVKQIIQNKDGGELNKIPSSSCVKSGKGMGLAIGKIAAAMKFAGRIKRIKDESHPEQEVDGKKSLTVHQTIPKIAIWDDELASLELKRERASVIRKEINFIDSNVIPPTPEIIDVFVKKTRVPEHAKQMQIFHVLKPCVEQAEWKEFKGPRYNKQGEIIRHSILGDWEMFLQHASVNQKGLQVLKRECEEKVSISVKPLEHSIGNNRVTKPVLKEELALQNWTNQMKTRRRNQRFLARKLNCHIDQLLMHKSDQYLQKKAFVDQLECILHHNEPDVCFWKQEEQIGSKQIAATLTRSERGFPPLSPVMSGDADSFMSEKGKSFKLEPVKLADSEYCRQVLAVVGQQGGRIMIANQELFKQLEILGHSIILNTNQTNEADGKGEHSGFSKGGNLREVEYLLPDKCDANETPHDLYMKLKNSWMEGQPKESMKGPALCIGGTILTYRGNHSNKSDTSPKDKIIFERSVFFSDNVTHFKSFEHSNKQRYKIARPIIIQKDVTGFHSNQNASATGLFSNKSASGSGLTGYQNASKSGFQNNQNAIDSEFPSNRSSRLSGNTMGVELVMNECVDGKQNQCSQGQDDAVAKETIIMMTGKVGKVLRAHAVIENVGSTAVKFNWLKAHQPVNFGVTRKQRRPFYFNDNDGVILPRDKIYVPMLFKTVEPGIFTETWLLKTIPELELGAKIKFMFKVVVSDDKPYQQDILDVENIISKRQIQTICLNIAQKIINDAILKGSFSGTIRERISLHSCEELFELRNPGLNHHGTSVSTLQMMYKTAMESLKPRETTYASSHKREATHNVPLVLSVAKLRKLLLKMPTNASSKEPVVPEVMNKGANSVGTSIPGSNLLKELVLTQEDINFQRKEDLLLVLYQEIGILSFRPLKPLASDTQMRILLVSLLLQSAVDTMVTQATILAGTLELNPKERVKNKVETDKKKQSKDKAKTNKDRKGGKETSPPATSAAPREETYFFSAAYKMRTSSDETKDEALLAKYDEKVYCATYWILQQTIGDVFDLLEAL; encoded by the exons ATGACGTCCCGACCAGAGTCCGGGCAGAAGAATTTATCCCCAGCGATTCCGATTGATAAGCAAAGAGAGACCAGCA GGAATGCCATGACTCCAGTCAAAGCTGTGAAGCAAATCATACAAAACAAAGATGGTGGAGAGTTGAATAAGATCCCAAGCTCAAGTTGTGTGAAATCAGGGAAAGGAATGGGATTGGCTATTGGTAAAATTGCTGCAG CCATGAAGTTTGCTGGACGCATTAAGCGTATCAAGGATGAGTCTCATCCAGAACAAGAAGTGGACGGGAAGAAAAGTTTAACTGTACATCAGACAATTCCGAAAATAGCGATCTGGGACGATGAGTTGGCATCCTTGGAATTGAAGAGGGAAAGAGCCTCTGTG attcgcaaagaaATCAACTTCATTGATTCCAATGTGATTCCCCCTACCCCAGAGATTATTGATGTTTTTGTGAAAAAGACTCGAGTACCAGAACATGCAAA GCAGATGCAAATTTTCCATGTCCTGAAGCCCTGTGTAGAGCAAGCAGAGTGGAAAG AATTCAAGGGTCCCCGGTACAACAAACAAGGGGAGATAATCCGGCACAGCATCCTGGGCGACTGGGAGATGTTCCTACAACATGCCAGCGTCAATCAAAAAGGCTTACAA gttCTAAAGAGAGAATGTGAAGAAAAAGTGTCAATTTCCGTGAAACCTCTGGAACATTCCATAGGAAACAACCGTGTAACCAAGCCAGTACTAAAG GAGGAGCTTGCTTTACAGAACTGGACCAATCAAATGAAGACTCGTAGGCGCAACCAGCGCTTTCTTGCCA GGAAATTGAATTGCCACATAGACCAGCTCCTTATGCATAAGAGTGACCAATACCTGCAGAAGAAGGCATTTGTAGACCAGCTTGAATGCATCTTACACCACAATGAGCCAGACGTTTGCTTCTGGAAACAAGAGGAACAAATTGGCTCTAAGCAGATTGC TGCCACTCTAACAAGATCAGAGAGAGGTTTCCCTCCATTGTCACCGGTCATGAGTGGCGATGCAGACTCATTCATGTCAGAGAAAG GAAAGTCATTTAAATTGGAACCAGTCAAACTGGCTGATTCGGAGTACTGCAGACAAGTTCTGGCTGTTGTAGGGCAGCAAGGTGGGAGAATAATGATTGCAAACCAAGAA CTTTTCAAGCAGCTAGAGATACTTGGGCATTCCATTATACTGAATACAAACCAGACAAATGAGGCTGATGGCAAGGGGGAGCATTCAGGCTTTTCAAAGGGAGGCAATTTGAGAGAAGTGGAGTATCTCTTGCCAGACAAATGTGATGCAAATGAAACACCACATGACCTCTACATGAAATTGAAAAACTCCTGGATGGAGGGCCAGCCCAAAGAAag TATGAAAGGACCAGCCCTTTGTATTGGTGGAACCATCTTGACCTATAGAGGTAACCATAGCAACAAAAGTGACACTTCTCCCAAAGACAAAATCATATTTGAGAGGAGTGTATTCTTCAGCGACAATGTCACACATTTCAAGTCATTTGAGCACAGCAACAAACAGAGGTATAAAATAGCCAGGCCCATTATAATTCAAAAAGATGTGACaggtttccatagcaaccaaaatgCAAGTGCAACAGGGTTGTTTAGCAACAAGAGTGCGAGTGGCTCTGGACTTACTGGCTACCAAAATGCAAGTAAATCAGGTTTCCAGAACAACCAAAATGCAATTGACTCTGAATTCCCCAGCAACCGTAGTTCACGTTTATCAGGTAACACAATGGGTGTTGAACTAGTAATGAACGAATGTGTTGATGGAAAGCAGAACCAATGTTCTCAAGGTCAAGATGATGCAGTTGCTAAGGAAACCATTATCATGATGACAGGAAAAGTTGGGAAGGTCCTCAGGGCTCATGCTGTGATTGAAAACGTAGGATCAACAGCTGTCAAATTCAACTGGCTG AAAGCTCACCAGCCTGTCAACTTTGGTGTCACCCGGAAACAGAGAAGGCCTTTCTATTTTAATGACAATGATG GTGTCATTCTTCCAAGGGACAAAATCTACGTGCCCATGCTTTTCAAAACCGTGGAACCTGGGATTTTCACAGAGACGTGGCTACTTAAAACGATCCCTGAATTAGAACTTggagcaaaaatcaagtttatgttCAAAGTTGTCGTGTCAGACGATAAGCCCTACCAGCAAGATATTTTGGATGTTGAG AACATCATTTCCAAACGACAAATCCAAACGATCTGTCTAAATATAGCCCAGAAAATCATCAATGACGCCATTTTGAAAGGTTCCTTTAGTGGGACAATCAGGGAACGAATCTCTCTCCACAGTTGTGAGGAGCTTTTTGAGCTTAGAAATCCTGGT ctaAACCATCATGGGACAAGCGTGTCTACCCTGCAGATGATGTATAAGACTGCAATGGAAAGTTTGAAGCCAAGGGAGACTACCTATGCAAGCAGTCATAAAAGGGAAGCCACCCACAATGTTCCCCTGGTATTGTCAGTGGCCAAACTTCGGAAG CTGCTGTTAAAAATGCCAACCAATGCTAGCAGCAAGGAACCAGTTGTTCCAGAGGTGATGAACAAGGGTGCCAATTCTGTCGGGACATCCATACCAGGAAGTAACCTTCTGAAAGAATTAGTTCTGACACAAGAGGATATAAATTTTCAACGAAAAGAGGACCTTCTTCTTGTTCTGTATCAAGAGATAGGCATCCTGAGTTTCAGACCTTTAAAGCCTCTTGCTTCAGACACACAGATGCGTATTCTTTTAGT GTCTTTACTTCTCCAGTCTGCAGTAGACACCATGGTTACACAGGCAACCATTCTAGCAGGCACACTGGAATTGAACCCAAAGGAGAGAGTTAAGAACAAAGTGGAAACTGACAAAAAGAAACAATCTAAGGATAAAGCCAAG
- the LOC127867178 gene encoding phosphatidylethanolamine N-methyltransferase-like isoform X1, whose product MRGRSFSDCCSGYIDFSKARVPDMDINWSDVNLWVSLATITFNPLFWNVVARWEYRSKALSNLFRNRRLACVLLGITIFLLGLFRDLRFKAALDSQPRWYALHENWILWPGYGCMAVGTVFVLTSYYRLGFFGTFLGDYFGILMDEKVTSFPFSVLENPMYWGSLLNFVGGALVKASQAGLVLSIWVAVCYKVAIQFEGPFTAKIYEDRDQKMRFNKMA is encoded by the exons ATGCGGGGCAGGTCATTCAGTGATTGTTGCAGTGGTTATATTGACTTCTCAAAG GCTAGGGTTCCAGATATGGACATTAACTGGTCGGACGTCAACTTGTGGGTTTCCTTGGCAACTATAACGTTCAACCCTCTGTTTTGGAATGTG GTTGCGCGCTGGGAATACAGAAGTAAAGCCTTGTCTAATTTATTTCGTAATCGACGTCTGGCATGTGTACTTCTAGGCATTACGATATTCTTGCTAGGATTATTCCGAGACCTAAG ATTCAAGGCAGCTCTAGATTCACAGCCCAGATGGTATGCTCTACATGAGAACTGGATACTGTGGCCTGGGTACGGCTGTATGGCAGTAGGGACTGTGTTTGTACTGACCAGCTACTACAGGCTGGGCTTCTTTGGAACATTCCTTG GAGATTATTTCGGCATTCTGATGGATGAGAAAGTAACCAGTTTTCCCTTCAGTGTTTTAGAGAACCCCATGTATTGGGGATCATTGCTGAATTTTGTGGGAGGAGCGTTAGT aaaagcTAGCCAAGCTGGCCTGGTACTCAGTATATGGGTGGCCGTTTGTTATAAAGTTGCCATACAGTTTGAAGG GCCCTTTACAGCCAAGATTTATGAAGATCGAGATCAGAAGATGAGATTTAACAAAATGGCGTAA